Genomic segment of Myxococcus stipitatus:
CCACTCATCGGAAGACAGTGAATCTACACCGGCACCCCGACGGACGCGAAAGTCACGCTCAAAGAAAAGTCCACGAATATCTATATCGCTTACTTTTCCGTGAATCCTTGGCGTCGGCCCCGCGACGTCTCGTCGCGTTGAGAGGCGGGGAGGGTGACGGCCAGTGCGTTGAGCAGGCGCAAATCCGAGCGGGACAGGCCGCGCAGGTTCTTGCGGAGGTCGCCCAGGACGGGGGGCTCGGCGCGGGAGGCCAGGGGTGGACGCTTTCGGCCCGGGGGTGTCTCGATGCTCGCGTCCAGGGCGAGCAACAGGTGAGGGGGCACGCGCAGGACGATGCACAGCCCACGCAGGGTGTGGATGCTCGGGAGCATGTGGCCGCGCTCCAGGCGTGCGTACACCTCTCGGGCCACGCCCAGCCGCTCCGCCACGGCGGCCTGGGTCATCCCCAGGCTCCGACGGGCCGTCCGCGCGGACAGGCCCAGGTGGACTCCAAGCTCGGTCTTCACATGTGTCTCGTCCGTCGCGAGGCCACGAGTCTTTCGCGCCTCCTTGCCCGGCGGCACCCTACTCCGCGCCATGGAAGTGACGCACCCTGCGTGAAGACACCGGGATGTGCCGTGAAGTGCGCGGGGGGAGTACCCGAGGCGGGCCGCGTCAGGGGGCGCGGGGCGCACGCGTCCAGTCGGCCGTTTTCGATGTCACGCGCACCCTGACTGGACTGGCCACCTTCCCGTGGCGTTGGCCCGGGGCGCGCATCCCTCTTCTCCCTTCACATTCCGCGTGTCCCTCCCGCCCGTCCCCTCTGGGACCTGGGCTAAGACGCGCACCAAGGTTCCATGGATACTTCTGTTTCTCCCCGCACCGTCACCGGCCGCATCGATGTCCACCCCCGAGGCTTCGGCTTCCTCACCGTGCAGGCGCCCGGTGCCCAGGAGGTGCTGTCCGCCTTCATCCCTCCGCCGGACCTCAATCCGCTGTTCGCGGGGGACATCGTCACCGGCACGGTGACGGCGGGCGCGGATGGCCGGTGGAGCGCGAGCGGCCTGTCGCTGGTGGAGCGGCCCCGCACGCGCGTCTACGGCGAGGTGGTGTCTCGCAAGGGCGCGCTGTTCCTGCGCATCGACCGCGAGGTGGGCAACGCGGACTGGGTGTTGGACGCGGGCACCACGCGGGTGCAGCACGGCGACGCGGTGGTGGCGAGCATCGCGGACGGCAAGGTCGTCCTGCTCTACAAGCTGGAGCCCGGCGCGGACCGCTCGCTGGAGCGCATCATCGCCCGGCACGGGCTGCACAAGGACTTCTCCCCGGAGGCGCTGGAGGACGCGCGGCGCGCGCGCGAGGTGCCGCACGAGGTGGGCTCCCGGCGCGACTTGCGCGACGTGCCCACGGTGACGGTGGATGCGCCGTCCACGCGAGACATCGACGACGCGATTTCCGTGCTGCCCGCGGGGCCGGACGGGGCGCTGCGGCTCCTGGTGTCCATCGCGGACGTGGGCGAGGCGGTGAAGGAGGGCACGGCGCTGGACACGGAGGCGCGCGAGCGGGCCACCAGCGTGTACATGGCGGGCCGCGTCCTGCCGATGCTGCCCGAGTCGCTGTCCGCGGACTGGCTGAGCCTGGTGCCGGGCGCGGAGCGGCGCTGCCTCACGGTGGAGCTGCGCATCGACCCGCAGGGGCGGGTGACGGCGGCGGACGTGTACGAGAGCGTCATCCGCTCCTGGGCGCGGCTGAACTACGACGAAGTCGCCGCCTTCCTCGACCGGGGCGAGGTGTCCTCGGCCATGGCGCCGGTGCGGGACGTCATGCCGTGGTTCCGACTGGCGGCGGCGCGGCTCGCGGTGGCGCGTGGCGCGCGCGGCGGCATGGAGTTCGCGCGAGATGAGGCGCGGTTCACCTTCAACGCGGCGACGGGCGAGGTCTCCGGCCTCGTGAGCGAGCAGCCCACGTCCGCGCACGGGATGATTGAGCGCTTCATGGTGGCGGCGAACGAGGCCATCGCCACGTGGATGCTGGCGCGCGGCCTGCCGGGCGTGTTCCGCGTGCACGAGCAGCCGGACCCGCAGCGGGTGGCGGACCTGAATGCGTTCGCCGAGCACTCCGGGTTCGCCGCGGGCTTCGGCCGGGAGCTCACCCCGCTGGCGCTGGCGTCGTTCGACCGGCAAATCGTGGGCGCGGCGGCGGAGCCGGCGCTGCGCTCGGTGCTGCGGCGCTCCCTGGGGCCGTCGCGCTACACCGTGAAGCCGGGGCCGCACTTCGGCCTGGCGGCGCCCCTGTATCTGCACTTCACGTCCCCCATCCGCCGGTACGCGGACCTGGCGGTGCACCGCACGCTGAAGGGCTACCTGAACGGGCGCCGCGACTACCTGGACGAGGACCCGAAGGTGGAGGCGCTCGCGGTGCACATCAACGGGCGGGCGCGCGCGGCGAACCGCGCGGAGTCGGACCGGCACCACGTGCTGGAGGCGCGGTGGCTGGCGGGCCACGTGGGCCGCGAGTTCCCCGCGCGGGTGGTGCGCGTGCGCCCCTTCGGCCTCATCGCGCAGATTGACGGCATGCTGGTGGAGGGCGTGCTGCCGGCGGAAGGACTGCCGGGAGGCCCCTTCCGTCCGGATGCGCGAGAGCTGTCGCTCGTGGGCAAGGAGCGGACCTTCACGGTGGGCATGCCCGTGAACGTGAAGGTGGCGTCCACCGATGAGTCCCTGGGCCGCGTGGAGCTGGCGTTGGTGTCGTAGGCCCCGGTTGGAATCAATCCCTCCCATTCCCTCCGCGATGCCTGGTTCCAGACGGTGACGCGCCCTCCCGCTCGGCGCGTCTTGGGAATGGGAGGGATTGATTCCAAATCAGAAGGAGTTGGCGACAGGCTGAGCGACCATGTGGAGTTGTTTGGGTTTGGAGGCCTGGACCTGTCCACCACGGCGTTCGCCAACGTGCCGGACTCCTCGCGCGTGCAGACGGCGAGCTTCAACGAACTGGCCGTGAGCGAGACCGCCGCCTTCACTCCGGTGGTGCCCACCTCGACTTCAACCGCAACGGCGTGGCGGACATCTTCCCCGCGACGCAGAACGACTCGGGCTCCGAGTCCTGGAGCCCGGTGCTTGGATGGGACTACCCGGCCCAGGGCAGGCCGTCGGTCTTCGCCGAGAGGACCTCCGGCGTCGTCCAGCCCATCAACCCGGTGGAGGACTTCACCAGGTAGGCGAAGGCCGTGTGGGGGCTTCCGGGCACGGGCACGCGGGTGGCGGCGACCACCTGAATCCTCGAGCCCACCGCGAGCTGGGCCACGGGCTTCTTGTCCGAGCGCGTCTGGGTGATGGGGAAGGACTCGCGCACGGTGGCCTCCTGTCCCACGTAATAGAACTCCTGCGGGACCAGGGTGAGCCTCTGCGTCTTCGGGTCCACCGTGTACTTGTCGCGGCCGTTCCAGAAGCCGTGCCACGAGTCCGAGAGGATGATGCCGTTGCCCTTCACCTCGGTGAGCGCGGGCACGCTGCCCAGGGGCTCGAGGCTCTTGCCGTCGTAGCGAAAGACGAGGGCGATGTTGTCCGTGTCCGTCATGCCCGAGTGGACGGCGACCTCCTTGCGCTTGTCGCTGGAGTCCAGGTCGAGGAGCGACAGGCCCAGGACCTCGGCGCCCACCTTCATGCGGTGGGTGGCGGTGCCCACCGTGAGGACGAAGTCGAAGTCGCCGTTCTTCTCGTTCCCCTTCACGGAGATGGCTTCGGGCTTCCCGTCGCCGTTCAGGTCGGCGGTGGTGGACCGCACCAGGGCGGCCTGCTCCTCCGCGTGGACGCTCGGGGCGGTGAGCCACGTGAAGGCCATCACGGTGAGGACGCAGCGGTGTGACGTCATGAAGCAGACCTCATGAGGGCCCGAACCCTGGAGGAAGCCGCGGGGTGTGGTCTCGGGCGACGATGAACGCGGACGCGGCGCGAGCACCATCGTAGCCACGATGCACCACGCGGACGCAGGGGTTTCACGGCCGCGTCAGCCGCGCTGCCCGAAGCGGCCTCGGAAGTGTTTGTCGAGGAAGGTCTCGGCCCTCGCCTGGGCCTCCTGGACCTGGGGCGGGAGCGGGTGCTCGGGCGTGGCTCTCGCCGCCGCCTGTCGGGCCCGCTGCATCACGGAGCGCGGTGCGTCCCGCGTCGCGGGAGGAAGCACGCGCTCGACGGCGGCGATGCGCGCGTGGGCTTCATCGACCAGGCCCAGCGCCTCGTCGAGGGAGACCTCCTTCTCCGAGAGCGCGGAGAAGAGCTGGCAGTGGTAGCGGCGGCAGCTCGCCGGGCGGTCCGCGTAGACGGTGCAGGTGCGCCCGTCCAGCGCGGCGCAGTGCTGGGCGAGGACGGGAGGGCCCTCCTCCCGCTGGAGCAGCGGGACACCGTGCCGACGCAGCGCCGAGGCCTCGTCCGGCTGGAGCGACACATGCGTGAAGAGTGTCCCGTCGCAGCACATGCCGCAGCGCAAGCAGAGGGTGGACAGGGGCATGGACGCTCTCAGGTGGAAGACGAAGGGGACTCCCACCCCTAACCCGCCACGAGGCGGTGTTCCATCGCGGCGAGGCCGGGAGACAGGCCCCCCGCGTGAGCGCTCGCGCGCCGGGCTGCACTACAGTGCGCCCATGCGCTTCGGGCTCCGGGTCCTCCTGTTCGCCGTGGTGTCGACGCTGCTGGCCTGTGAGAAGTCCCCAGGCGGTGTTCATGTCACCGTGGACGGGCCGCTGACCCCGGGACTGCACTTCGACCGGCTCTCGGTGGTGGCCTCGCTGCCGGACGGCGCGGCCCTGGCCGTGGCCACGCTGGAGGGCGAGGCGCTGCGCCTCCCCGCCACGTTCAACTTCGAGTCCGGCCCCGCCACTCCCGAGGGCACGCGCGTCACCGTCCGCGCCACCGCGGAGCTGCTGGGCGCCATCCAGTCCACGGCCTGGGGAGAGACCACGCTCACGCCGGGCACGGGCTCCCGGCTGTCCCTCTCCCTGCCTCCCGTGACGGAGCGGCCCGACGCGGGCCTTCCCCAGGAGGTGTGTGACAACGGCGTGGATGATGATGGCGACGGGCTGGGCGACTGCGCCGACCCGGAGTGTGCCGGCGCGAGCTGTCAGCCCGGAGGACTCGTCTGCGCGAACAGCGTGTGCGCCTGTCCCGGAGGTGTCACGGGCGTCCTCACCGAGCGCTCCGGCTTCGCGTCGCGCCTGAATCCCGCGGCTGTGTTTGCTTCGACGGGCCCCTACGCGGGAGGACTGGTGGTGCTCGGAGGGCGGGATGGCTCGGGCCGTCCCGTCTCCACCGTGGAGGTCTTCTTCCCCGCCACGGGCCGGGTGCTGCAAGCGCAGCTCGAGGTGGCTCGCGCGGAGTCCTCCGCGCTGGTGCTGGAGGAGGGACAGGTGGTGGTGCTGGGGGGCCTCCGCGCCGACGGTCAGCCCGAGCCCAGCGCGGAGTGGCTGAATCCCGATGGAGGCACCACCCGCGTCGCCTTCACGCCGCCATTAGCAATCCAGGGGGCCCAGGCCGGCCCGCTCGGCGGCTCGGAGGTCGTCGTGGCGGGAGGGCAGCTCGTCCTGGCGCGGGATGGCGGGGCCGTCTCGGACACGGCCGTCCGTGTGTCACTTCGCGGTGACGACGCCGGGAGCTGGTCCATCCTGGGGAAGCTCTCCCTGGACTGCCCCGCCGGAAGCGCGAGCATGGGAGGCGCCTTCGTGCTCGCGGGCGGGTGCACCCCCAACACGAGCTCGACTCGGCTGGATGTGGTGGAGCCGTCCGGCGTGCTGGGCGCGGGGCCGCTGCTGCCCGTGTCCTTGTCCACCCCCGCGGTGGTGGAGCTGAAGTCGGGCCGAGCCCTCGTCCTCGGAGGCCGCGAAGTCGGTGTCATCCCCTCGGCTCGCGCTTTCTTGTTGGAAAGGAATACGGGAAGGGTGCGCATGCGAGAGCTGACACCCATGGACACGGCTCGGGGAGCGCCTCGCGCCGCGCTCGCGGGAAATGGCTGGGTTTACGTTGAAGATACAGACGGCGCCCCCGCCGCCTGGTTCGACCCGGCCTCCGAGCGCTTCACCCCCGCAGTGTCACTGTCGACACCCCGACAGGGACATGCCCTCGTGGGCGGAGCGGGTGGAAGTGTCCATTTCGTGGGTGGAAGTCGACCCGACGCAGGTCCAGATGGTGTGTCGTGGTCCATCGAACCGCGCTGCCCTTGAATCCCAGGGGCGCGCCGCGCGGAATGTGGTTACGCAGCGCTTGTACTGGGGAACAAGTTTCCCGGCCCTGATGAATGGTCAGGCTATATGAACCGCGGTTCACCCAGGTCGTATCCGTA
This window contains:
- a CDS encoding ribonuclease R family protein; this encodes MDTSVSPRTVTGRIDVHPRGFGFLTVQAPGAQEVLSAFIPPPDLNPLFAGDIVTGTVTAGADGRWSASGLSLVERPRTRVYGEVVSRKGALFLRIDREVGNADWVLDAGTTRVQHGDAVVASIADGKVVLLYKLEPGADRSLERIIARHGLHKDFSPEALEDARRAREVPHEVGSRRDLRDVPTVTVDAPSTRDIDDAISVLPAGPDGALRLLVSIADVGEAVKEGTALDTEARERATSVYMAGRVLPMLPESLSADWLSLVPGAERRCLTVELRIDPQGRVTAADVYESVIRSWARLNYDEVAAFLDRGEVSSAMAPVRDVMPWFRLAAARLAVARGARGGMEFARDEARFTFNAATGEVSGLVSEQPTSAHGMIERFMVAANEAIATWMLARGLPGVFRVHEQPDPQRVADLNAFAEHSGFAAGFGRELTPLALASFDRQIVGAAAEPALRSVLRRSLGPSRYTVKPGPHFGLAAPLYLHFTSPIRRYADLAVHRTLKGYLNGRRDYLDEDPKVEALAVHINGRARAANRAESDRHHVLEARWLAGHVGREFPARVVRVRPFGLIAQIDGMLVEGVLPAEGLPGGPFRPDARELSLVGKERTFTVGMPVNVKVASTDESLGRVELALVS
- a CDS encoding helix-turn-helix transcriptional regulator gives rise to the protein MKTELGVHLGLSARTARRSLGMTQAAVAERLGVAREVYARLERGHMLPSIHTLRGLCIVLRVPPHLLLALDASIETPPGRKRPPLASRAEPPVLGDLRKNLRGLSRSDLRLLNALAVTLPASQRDETSRGRRQGFTEK
- a CDS encoding YkgJ family cysteine cluster protein encodes the protein MPLSTLCLRCGMCCDGTLFTHVSLQPDEASALRRHGVPLLQREEGPPVLAQHCAALDGRTCTVYADRPASCRRYHCQLFSALSEKEVSLDEALGLVDEAHARIAAVERVLPPATRDAPRSVMQRARQAAARATPEHPLPPQVQEAQARAETFLDKHFRGRFGQRG